CAGACGACCGTTTGGTAGTCTCCGGCATCGAGATGGAACTCACCTTGAACATCTGTCACCGTGTCTGCAGGCACCAATCTTCAAGTAGAAGGAGCAGTTGACACGGTCTTGTTCTGTGCCACTGTGAGATTTGTCAGTGCAGGCTGCGGGAGgacggggaagaaggacttACAAGATGTTTGCGAGGTGGGAAGCCATGGTTGGACAAGTGTTACAAGTGTTGGATGGATTGTTTTTGTTTATGGTGAAGACATTCGTTggatggtggtggaagtAGGTTATATAGGCGCCACTCGCTGAGTAATCGGGATTCGCCGACAATCACCGAATATGCTCGAAGCCGCGAGCCTCGACGTCACCGGCGGCGGGGGGAGTTGTCTGACTGTAGAGTGGCTGAGtgtcatctcctcctctccatccataCACAATGCCCTCCCGCGCAGAAGACCTCATCGCaaaggcagagaagaaggcctcctcctcggtcGGGTGGTTCGGcagctcatcctcaaagtgggaagaagcagccGACCTCTTCAGCCAGGTCAGTCAGCCATCCACACAAACCCAGCAACTGGCGGCTAACCAGGAACGTGCAGGCTGCAATCGCATTCAAAATCGACAACAAGTGGCAAGAGTCCGGCCAGGCTTACGAAAGGTGCGTTTCTGTCTAGCGTccatgtatatatatatatatatgcgTACATGCGCGGGTGTCTAACCGATTATAGGGAAGCAGCATGTCGCCTCCGTTTAAATGAGAACAACGACGCCATGAACGCGTTCCACAACGCCGCCAAGAGTTACAAGAAGAGCAACCCCGAGGGTGTGTCCTGTGTCTTTGTAGCAAGAGATAAAGCGGGGCTGACGGCTGCCGTCTCTTAGCCGCCGTGACTGCTTTGCACCAAGCGATCAAGCTCTTAATTGAATCAGGTCTTTTCAGGCAAGCGGCGGatagggaaaaggaaattGCCAACATTTACGCCCAAGATGGTATCGATCCGGCCAAGGCCCGAGACAGTTTTGTCAGAGCAGGAGACTGGTACAAGCAGGAAGATGCCAATGCGTAtgtccttttctcttgAAATCTTTCAAGCCCGGAAGCTGATAGTGTTGAGTTAGAACGGCAAATCAGTGTTACCAACAAGCCGCCGAGATTTCTGCTGATCTTGGAGATTTCCAAAAATCCATGGAATTGTACCAAACTGTGGCAGACTGGAGCTTGACAAGTGCTCTGACAAAGTATTCTGTCAAGGAGTACTGGCTGCGCGCTGCTCTTTGTTCAATGGCTATGGGTGTGAGTGAACGTCTTGCTTTGTATATTCCCGTTGTTATTAACATTTCATGTAGGACCTCGTCACCACCCACAAGCTCCTCACGGAATTTGCGCAAAAAGACCTTACATTCCCCTCTACGCGAGAAGCCAAATTCGCCAAGGATCTTATGGACGCATGCGAGGAAGCCGATTTGGAGAAATTTACTGGCACGGTGTATCAATATGACCAAGTGACCAAGCTGGATAACTGGAAGACGGGTGTGTTGttgaagatcaagaaggccttggaggaagacgagggtgGTTTGACATAGAACATTCTGTGATGGAAGCGCATGTGTTTGGATACCCGTGTTCTTGTTGTACAGATCCTGGATGCAGCCTACATGTATCGAGTCCTGAATATGCATATAAACAACCTATGATGACTtggcctcctcctccttgagcttctccGCTGGCTTTTCCTCCCTGGCAGCGTCA
This Cryptococcus neoformans var. neoformans JEC21 chromosome 9 sequence DNA region includes the following protein-coding sequences:
- a CDS encoding vesicular-fusion protein, putative, whose amino-acid sequence is MPSRAEDLIAKAEKKASSSVGWFGSSSSKWEEAADLFSQAAIAFKIDNKWQESGQAYEREAACRLRLNENNDAMNAFHNAAKSYKKSNPEAAVTALHQAIKLLIESGLFRQAADREKEIANIYAQDGIDPAKARDSFVRAGDWYKQEDANATANQCYQQAAEISADLGDFQKSMELYQTVADWSLTSALTKYSVKEYWLRAALCSMAMGDLVTTHKLLTEFAQKDLTFPSTREAKFAKDLMDACEEADLEKFTGTVYQYDQVTKLDNWKTGVLLKIKKALEEDEGGLT